The genomic DNA GCGGCGTCTTCATCGTCCTTCGGGTCCACGGCGAAGGGCGAGCCATCCACGATGGAGGCGAACTGGTTGGTGAGCACGGGCGCCATGTCGAGCGACAGCGAGCCGGCATCGACCTGGCGGAAGAACTCGAGCATCACCGCGACCTTCATGGTGCTGGCGGCATGGACGGAGCGGTCGGCCTCCAGATCGAGCGAGTCCTTCGGATCTCCGAGATCCCGGTAGGCGACGGCCACGGAAGCACCCTTCACCTGGGCGATGCGCTCCTGAATGGCCGACGGGAGCGGCGAGGCAGAAGCGGCGAGGACGACGAGCAAGGCGGTGGAGATCATGTCCGGGTTCCTTCGTGATCGAGCACCGTGGCGAGCGCCCGTTGCTCGGGTCCGAGTCGCCGCTCGGCCTCGCTCCCCGCCACGACCACCGGGAGGGAAACTCCTTCCAGACGGGCATCGGCCGCGAGCCGCACGGCGATGGGCGCCATGACCCGGGCTTCGATGAGCCGCTTGAGGGGCCGGGCGCCCAGCATGGGCTCATGGCCGTGACGGGCGAGCCATGCCCGCGCGTCTGCGTCCACCACCAGGCGCAATCCCCGCCGGAGCAGGCCCGCCCGAGAGGCCGCCTTCTCCAGCTCCAGGTCCACGATGCGCAGCACATCGCCCTCGGACAGGCGGCGGAAGGGAATGACGTGATCGATGCGGTTGAACAGCTCCGGACGAAACGCCTGCCGGATGGCGCGCAGGAAGTCCTCCGCGCCCCGCTCCGCGCCGAACCCGGCGGGCTCCGACTGCTCGACGCCGAGGTTGCTCGTCATGCACACCACCGTCATCCGGAAGTCCACCAGCCGTCCCAGATGATCCGTGAGCCGCCCCTCTCCCAGGATGCCCAGGAGCAGATCGAAGACATCCGCGTGGGCCTTCTCCAGCTCGTCGAAGAGGACGAGCGACAGGGGTTGGCGCCGAACCCGCTCGGCGAGGCTGGAGATGCCGGGGCCCACCTCCATCAGCCGCTGGGCCGAGCCGGGCAGCATGTACTCGGACATGTCGAGCCGGATCATCCGGTCCTCGTTGCCGAAGAGCGTGCGGGCGAGCTGCTTGGACAACTCCGTCTTGCCCACGCCAGTGGGGCCGGCGAACAGCAACGTGCCCACGGGCTTGTCTGGGTCATTCAGCCCGGCCTTGAACCGCGCGAGCACCCCGGCGGCCAGCTCACAGGCCTGTTCCTGACCCATGACGCCCTTCTGGAGCTGGGAGGCGAGCGCGGTCCGCTCGGCGGGGACCTCGTCGCTGATGAGCTGGAGGGGCAACCCCGTGTAGCGGGCATAGGCCTCGGAGGCATCACGCGGATAGAGCGTGCGAGTCGTTCCCCGCTCGCCCTGCTGATCCAACCAGTCGAGGAAGCGGAAGGCCTTGCCGGGAAACAGGCTGTCGCGTTGGAACGTCTCCAGGTGCCCAACGAGCTGCCGCATGCCCACGGGGTGGATGCTCACCCGGCTGCGGCGCACCGACTGGTAGCGCAGCATCAACTCCGGCATCCGCGAGGCCACGGGCGATTCGATCCGCAGGACGCGAAAGGGCCGTAGCGCCTCGGGGAAGCGCCGCTGGCAGCGCTCGAACTCGGCCTCGGTGCACTCGGCGATGAGGGAGATCTCCCCACTCATGGCGGCGGGCAGGAGCAGATCCCCGATGGACGAGCCATCCGGCTGAGGGGCGAGAAGGGACGTGAGCCGATCCACGAAGAGGTAGTGGTCCTCGAACGACAGCGCGTCCACGAGCTTGAGGCAGCGCTCCTGCCACATGCCCAGGTACACCATGCCCGCGACGATGCGCTCGGCGCTCGTGCGCCAGATGTCCGGCAGGCGCGCCGTCTTGTCCTCGCGCCGCAGCTCCGCGATCCTCCGCGCCAGCATCAGCACATGGCTCGTCTTGCCCGTCCCCGAGCCTCCGACGAGCAGCAGCGACGGAAGGGGTTGACGCCGCACGAGCTCCAGCCACTCCCGCATGGCCCCCGCGTCGTACACGAGCGGCGGTTGGCGGCCACCGAGCGCGCGCGAGGTCAACTCCTCGCCCACCTGATCGAGCACCTCGGCGGGACGCTCTTCCCGCGAGTCCCGGCGCGCGTCCTGCCGCAGTCCTCCCGGATCCCACGCCTGGACATACTCCTCGCCCTCGTGGCGGAAGTCATAGAGGCTCTTGGGATTCTCCCCGAGCAGCGCGGTGGTGAGCGCGCTCCGCAGCACCTCGCGCGCGATGGACAGATCCTCCAGGACGAACGACCAGCCGAAGCGCGGCACGCGCACGCGCCAGGCGCCGCTCTCCAGCTTGCCGTAGACGTAGGTGAGCCGCAGGGGGATGAGCGCCTTGGCGATGACGGGCCGCTTCTGGTGCAGCGTCTGGGGGTGGATCTCCACGGTGAGGGTCCGGGCCTCCAGGGTCTCCTCCCACAGGAAGCGATCGAGCGCGGAGGAGTCCTCCAGGAGCAGTTGCCGCACCCGGGTCTCCAGCAACGCGTACACCTCGGACTCCCGGGTGCCGTAGGCGGAAGGCGGAGGCGCGTCGAAGAAGCTGTCCCAGACGGGCAGGAGCTGTCCGGTGAGCCGGCCATCCTGGTGGGTGGTGAAGTAGACGCGAAGGCTCTTGCCGTTCATGGCTGTCCTCCCTCGGCGCCGCTCGGGTTCTGGCTCATCCGCAACCGCCACAGCGTGGGCAGGGCCTCGGCTGGAGAGCGCACGCGGTGCGTGGCGCTGTAGGTGAGCAGGTAGTCATCCAACTCCAGCTCCGCGACCTCCTGACGCGAGGGAGGCTCGAAGCGGTAGGCGCGAACCACGGGCATGGCGGCCTCGGGATCCTCTGGCAAGGGGCGCCGTCCTTCCTGGCGGGCCTCGTGGAAGGCCTGGAGCCGCGCGGCGTGTCCCGCGAGCAACACGGCGGGCTCGGGTGCCTCCGCGTCGTGGACCCGGACCTTCACGATCTCCGGCATCCTTCCCGAGGATTGCCAGACATGCAGGCCACTCTCCCCCTCGAGGAAGGGGCGGATGCCGGGACCCACCAGCTTGATCGCCGCGTGCACGGGCTCCACGGACGAGGCATGCAGGAACTCCCGGAGCTGCCGGGCGCCTCCGGCCACGCGGGCGCCGCTGGGAAGGAGCGCGGCGAAGGACTCAATCG from Melittangium boletus DSM 14713 includes the following:
- a CDS encoding AAA family ATPase, with the translated sequence MNGKSLRVYFTTHQDGRLTGQLLPVWDSFFDAPPPSAYGTRESEVYALLETRVRQLLLEDSSALDRFLWEETLEARTLTVEIHPQTLHQKRPVIAKALIPLRLTYVYGKLESGAWRVRVPRFGWSFVLEDLSIAREVLRSALTTALLGENPKSLYDFRHEGEEYVQAWDPGGLRQDARRDSREERPAEVLDQVGEELTSRALGGRQPPLVYDAGAMREWLELVRRQPLPSLLLVGGSGTGKTSHVLMLARRIAELRREDKTARLPDIWRTSAERIVAGMVYLGMWQERCLKLVDALSFEDHYLFVDRLTSLLAPQPDGSSIGDLLLPAAMSGEISLIAECTEAEFERCQRRFPEALRPFRVLRIESPVASRMPELMLRYQSVRRSRVSIHPVGMRQLVGHLETFQRDSLFPGKAFRFLDWLDQQGERGTTRTLYPRDASEAYARYTGLPLQLISDEVPAERTALASQLQKGVMGQEQACELAAGVLARFKAGLNDPDKPVGTLLFAGPTGVGKTELSKQLARTLFGNEDRMIRLDMSEYMLPGSAQRLMEVGPGISSLAERVRRQPLSLVLFDELEKAHADVFDLLLGILGEGRLTDHLGRLVDFRMTVVCMTSNLGVEQSEPAGFGAERGAEDFLRAIRQAFRPELFNRIDHVIPFRRLSEGDVLRIVDLELEKAASRAGLLRRGLRLVVDADARAWLARHGHEPMLGARPLKRLIEARVMAPIAVRLAADARLEGVSLPVVVAGSEAERRLGPEQRALATVLDHEGTRT